In the genome of Daucus carota subsp. sativus chromosome 9, DH1 v3.0, whole genome shotgun sequence, the window gaagttagcattctcagctttttaaaaatatttctacttttttacacaaacgggtcaagaaaaaaaGAAGGCAAAGGCAGAAATTGCTTCCGGTTCCAGACAGCCCCGATGTTTTGAAGAAAACATATTCAAGTTTTAGGGGATAGAGTGAAACTTGAGGTGAGAAGCTAATACAGGTGGTATGGTGAAAGATGCATGGGATCATTTGATTGGTCCAGAATCTATCCAGGAGAGTGGTTTTTATCTCTTTTCTAGATTTCTCTTGCCCCACCTGCCTCCTCTAAAATCTATCCTTTTGATTCCATCTCTTATCTTCTCAGATATAAACTCCCTGGTgtgttttctaacttctccaaCATATCATAAGACTAAGAATGGCTGCTAcatctgctgctgctgctgctttgCTCAATGGTCTGGGTTCATCTTTTTTGAGTGGTGGCAAGAGGAGCCAATCTTTGTTGGCTGCAACCACTAGTGCTAGGACTGGTGGTTCTGTGGCTCCTAAAAGGCTGACTGtagttgctgctgctgctaagAAGTCCTGGATCCCTGCTGTTAAAGGTGGTGGCAACTTGGTTGACCCTGAGTGGCTCGATGGCTCGTAAGCTCTCTCTACCATTTCTCTTTCTTTTCCGGAAGAAATCCAAACTTCTGTTGTTTATAAGATGATGCTGAGTATGGTAGAAGCTTAACTAATTGAATTTGTGCCTGTTATGAACTGCAGGCTCCCTGGTGACTTTGGTTTTGACCCACTAGGACTTGGCAAGGATCCAGCATTCTTGAAGTGGTACCGAGAAGCTGAGCTAATCCACGGGCGATGGGCGATGGCAGCAGTTCTTGGAATCTTTGTTGGCCAGGCATACAGTGGCATCCCATGGTTTGAAGCTGGTGCAGACCCTGGTGCCATTGCACCTTTCTCTTTCGGTACACTCCTCGGAACCCAACTCATTCTCATGGGATGGGTTGAGAGCAAAAGATGGGTGGATTTCTTCAACCCTGAATCCCAGTCTGTCGAATGGGCGACTCCATGGTCCAAGACGGCTGAGAACTTTGCGAATGCCACAGGTGAACAAGGATACCCTGGTGGCAAATTCTTTGACCCTTTGGGATTTGCAGGAACAATTCAAAATGGAGTTTACATTCCTGACACTGACAAACTTGAAAGATTGAAGCTCGCAGAGATCAAGCATTCCAGACTTGCTATGTTGGCTATGTTAATTTTCTACTTTGAGGCAGGTCAAGGAAAGACACCCCTTGGTGCTCTTGGTTTGTAAGCGGTCTTGTAACTGAAACAATATGTAAAAATTATGTTGATTTAGAGAAACCTACAAAGCTGAATACAATAGTCCTCAAGCTTTGATTCGGACTACAATTAAATTCAGATTCTTATGGTGTTGATTTCTATTTTGCATCCCTCAGTAAATCACTGGCAGAGCAATGTAATATTTGCAAAGCTTACTGAAGAATTATAGATGTCACCAGCATCTTTCTTCTGTCAAATAGACTAAACCCCCTCAATAACAATTAAACAGTACATATTCTGATGTCCGGAAACTAGTTTCTGGGAATTAACAAGGAATATAGAAACCCGGACAAGAAAATTTTGAGTTATAGATGTGTATTTGCAAACACTGGTTTTCTTGCACATCTATAAAACATCCGGGTATTAAACCAGTGGAGTTATATTGTCTTAGTGATTCTGTCCTAATACTGAATACCACAACAATGAATTCTGATATAAACTAGAACTGCAAAACAGACACAAGGTTTGCTAGTAAATTTTGAGCATTCAAGTAATATCAAAAAAAGTTGTTCGCTAACCCATAGCCATCAAGAATTCAACTCCATCATTGCTATGCCAGAGTGTCATCTTCATAACCCAGGTGTCTGCTGTAACTACCGGCTTCGGAACCTCACTTTGTCAGTTCCagcaaagaagaaatttgaCGAGAGCCTCCAACTTTTGGTTGCAACATGACCACACCACCAACCTGTGCCAGAGCCTGGAGAACCACCAGCAACTTGCAGTTGTCACGATTAATTGGCATGAAGAAAATTACAGGCTTACACCATGGTTGTCACGTCGATGAGTCGAGGTGCGTCGATAGACCTCCTGCTAGttgactagtcgactagtcgtggACTAGTCGTAGACTGGtccctaaaaaatatatatatatttattataaattaaagatatattatatacatataaacacatacatatatttgtattatgtaCCTTCCATAAAATTTTATGCAGATTCTAAGGAATTAAGAATCGGACACTTAAAGAGAATGATGGAAAAGCGAAAATAGTTAGCAACAAAGCAAAGTACACACGATCATGTAAAATATGTATCAAGCTAACAATCGATAAATATCAATTATGTGATACTGATGTGATGTGATGTGGCAGTACAGTAAAcaaatactcccttcgtcccaatgaactgtatacagtttcctttttgggacgtccgaccagttgtatacattccaaaagtagtaaagttttataatataaaacatcattacaccaactactttcttccactatttccattttataataatataaacactattacacccactactttcctccaatatctcaaatccattattaaatataaatgggtcccaccactatacccactatACAAAATTTATGCAGAATTAATTATGTAGAATGCAAATTGCAGAAAAGCAGTCGACTAGTCGGTGGCCCAAactcgactagtcgactagtcgttgACTAGTCGACCGCTTAGTCGACCAAGCGACCGAAATATTGACATTCACCTAGTCGACATGTTGAGTCGACATCCATTCACCGCTtagtcgactagtcgtcgactagtcgaccGACATGACAACCATGGCTTACACAGTACTATTAGTGGAAACCCTGTGCGGAAATTGATTTCAGTAACATAATTTGTGTCAGATTTGTAAGGATAGTTGACAGGAGAACGTGATTCATTCAAAACATGTCTACTACACCAAGACTACCACACTTAATTAAAAGAACTTTCTTGGTTTCTCTAAATCTAATCTCACTATGTCTGACCACAATCTGATGAACCAAGTCAACATCAATTCTTGATCGAAAGAAAACAGGTTTGAATGTAGTAAGCTATTAGCAGCTACAGTATAATCATTTGGAAGTTGAGATGGGAAATATCATTTAGCCACACAACGaattaacatttataaaatgGAAGAAGAAGTAGTCGAATCACGACAAAGAAAATGAATCAACATTTTATACAATGCAAGCAAAAGTGGTTAGATTACTACAAAGAAATGACAACTGACATTTTCAAAACCAGCCCCTTGGGTGAATTAGtgtaaaattataacaaatatttatattggatAAGCAACCATGTTAAACAAATTGAGTCCCACCAGGTATTCTTTAATGACTTAGCCAATTTCTATCACTCTCTAGAGCTAATAGAATTACAAGAAGATTGTAGTCACTCTGTACCACCAAGGACTTGATGAAACATAAGAACTTGAGGATAAACAATGAATAAAGCTTCCAGTactcaaaaatataaattagtgtGCATGTACAATATCATACTGTTACTGTTGTGGAGTTAGGCTAGCTGCCTAGCAGGGCCAACACCAATTACTCTTCACGGGTCCAGACTCCAGACCATTTGTtttgagcaagtccaatagCATAAAGGTGGTAGAATCATCCGCAAGCAATTGCCCTTAATCTGATTGTACTTCGAATCTGCAGCACTTGAGGCTCCTTTATGCAATTATAAACGAACCTTACAGTAAAGAGAAGTGCTAGTGGACTATGACAAGAGATAATAAACTGACAAGAGAGTGCAAATAAACAATAATGTTGCAGACTGAATCAACATCTTTAAGTATGCATGACAAAACAACTTTTATGCAGAGAAAAcaagtttaataatatatgaacaGTAGTTCTGATTGATTCCCTTTCTTttagaagaaaaattaaaaactacaTAGAGACGacgaaaaaaatacatatattaagaaCTAATATATCAAGAAAAAATTGTAATGGTTCCTGTACTTTATGTTTGCTGCACAGATCACTACTTTATGCAACTATAAACTAACCCTAAAGTAAAGAAAGATCCAAGCTAACTACGAGAATAGATAAGAAACTTAGAAGAGAGTGCAAGTAAATAATAATGTTCCACACTGGATCAACAAATTCAGGTATAAAACTGTTACACGGAGCAAGAATAGAAGTTTCCTATTTATTTGTTCCAGGAAGGTCCTGTAATATACAGGTGGTATGGATCTCCCAAGAAACCAGCTTCCTGCATTTTGTCAAAGAAAACACATGCTTTTTCATGATTCTAATTTTGTAAAAAGATGCAGATACAACATGACCACCATCTTGAAAATTGATATTCAACataattacatataattaacTCCAATATCAAAATTGCTATTGACATTATATATCATAGCAAAATATTACAAAGTTCTGgaaatttaaaagtattttgtACCTTAATAAACTCGCTCATTGATGTAGTCAAGGCATGAACTTCTTCTGCAAAGCAAGGAGCGCAGGGTCCTGCTCTTTTAATTGCAGCAAATCGAATAGCATGGAGGCGGTAGAGGCATCTGCTTTGAAACCATGAGCAACCATCTCATCTATAAGCTCACAACCTCCATTATACATCTTATTCTTAAAGCAGCCGCGAATAAGAGTATTGTATGTAACTCCATTAGGCAAGCAATTGTTTTCTTCCATTTCCAAAAGTGTTTTATATGCTTCTTCCAGCAACCCTTCATGACAGAATCCTTGTATCATAATGTTGTAGGTTATGACAGTAGGCTGTAAACCCTTCAAAAGAAGATTATGATAAAGGTTTCTTGCCTTGTCAACCTTGTTGTCCCTGAATAACCCATTAATCAGAATATTATAAATGCATATGTCAGGAACTAAGCCACATGACTCCATCTTGTGAAACATGAACATTGCTTCAACAAGAAGTCCATTCCAGCAAAGTCCATACAACAAGATCCGGCTTGTCACTATATTTAGTTTGACACCTTGTTTTAGCATCTTCTTATAAAACTTATGTGCTTCATCAAGCCTACGCGTACGAAATAACCCATCCAAAATAGTATTGTACGTTTCAACTGTAGGTGTTAAACCTGCCCTTGGCATTTCTTCTAAGAGATGTATCGCTGTGTCTACTTTCATTTTCTTACAATAACCattgattaatatattatagGTATGAGCTCCTGGCAAAATCCCCTCATTTCTCATTATTTCAAGCACACCTAACGCTTTATCCAATTCTCCCCGCAAGCTGTACCCATCCATTAGCGTACTATATGTGACTACGTCCGGATGTTGGCCTCTTTGAATCATTAACTCTATCAAATATTCAGCATCTTTGACCTTTCCATCTCTGGCATGTGCATCAACCAATATATTATAGGTACGGTTATTTGGAGAAATTTTGTGTCTGTCCATATCTTTTAACAATAGTGTTATATCTTCCCATCGATTGAGGTTGCACATACCATGAATTAATGAGTTATAGGATACAACACTTGGTGGAATGCTTTTGTCACTCATTTCGGCAAGAAGACCCAAAGCGTCATCAACTAATCTGTCTTTGGACAAACTATCAATAACAGTGTTGTAATTTACTACATCCGGCATACAACCTTTCTTCTCCATGTATCTAAGCAACATCATAGCCTGGGAAGTGTTGCCTGTTTTGCATTGGCCATTAATAATGGTGTTAAAGATAACTGCATTGGGCTCAACTTGATTGTGCTTGAGAAGGTTCTTAAAGAGAAGCTCAGCCTCAAGAAACTTGTCCTGGGAAATGAGTCCCCTGAGAAGAGTTGTGTAGGTAACAACATCCGGGACAAAACCTCGCTTAAAGATGGCAGCCAAGAGCGCAAAGCCATAATCAACTCGTTTCAAATGGGAACAACAGTTGATGGTGGTGTTATAGGTAATTATGTCAACAGGAATGCTAAAAGAGCACATATCTGAAAAGACGGAGACAGCCACGGAGTAATGTTTCATCTTGACAAGGGCGGCCAAGAGCTGATTAAATTGCATGACAGTAGGAAGAGGCTTCATACGgagcattttatcaaacactcgAAGAGCATCGTCGAGCTTATCAAAACCAACTCTAGATTTCTCCAAAAGTAATTGTTCAAATTTCGTAAGATGATTGGGTATGTGATTAGGGTTAGGGTAAGTGGATGGCTGAGAAAGTGAATGCAATCGAAGCAACGCAATAGTAGTAGTAGAAGTAATAGTAGTAATACCTAGTCTTGGGAATGGAAGGAGAGTGTTTGAAGTGAAGCAAGTAGTGAAAGCCCTCCTCATTATCATCGTCTTGCGCTTGCCCTTGTTAGAAACTCTGCTCCTGTGCTGTTTCTTTAAAGGTGAGTGCTGCTTGTAAAGTAACGTTTCTTTTGCATTTTGTATCGTTGGTAATGcatttaaaaattgtgattccaattcaaatGAATCTGTGCTTGACGAGGCGCGTTTAGCTTAGcttatgatttatgatttaatgtgatttttttgataagttgtgagtttaaaatgtctatttaaataattttgacttattaatgatttatgagttattaaaaatacgataatataaattaaaataatttatgagtaatttatgacTTAGTAGTAATTTCTATCAAAAAatagtttgaaaaaaaattagtcattgaaaaaagtacctcaaactaacttctgactTGCTTCCGTCTTATTCTGattttaagccgacttctgacttattacacaaacagacatttttcagtttaaagccGGAAATGACTTAAAATCTGGGCTTTAAACCCAGGAACACAGGCTCTTTGTCTTTTGTATACAATAACCGATAAATCATATTTCATTCTTACCAAAATTactcttttaaatttttactaCGTACTTTATTAGGAAATTATATCCGCATCACGCGAGCtttcactatttttttaataattaacaaaagaCTCACTTGgtttttttcattaaaatctACTGAgaatgatatatgtatttgtgaaattattcacatattaatattatactcATTATTACAATTTTCTTAATCACGAAGACAATTTTTACCGTTCTTACTTTGAATAGcgcaaattaatttataaaaagtttTGTAACTCTTgccaaagaaaaatatatatcttaCAATTGTCTATTTTAATTATGGTTATACAAATGAAAAACGTATCCgtatttatagaataaattaAGAAATTAATTGTTTCCTCGCTATCATAATTTTGTTTGATGAGCTCGTCAACTTTCTTAATTCTCATAAAATAATctgatatcaaaaaaaataattaaaaatactaCTTTTAAATATTCATACCGCTAACCAGAATTTTTACTATGACTACTACAActtgaaattataaataatatatatatatatatatatatatatatatatatatatatatatatatatatatatatatatatatagggtagcactccatagcataccctcttatatggagttacatagcacaccattataaatatatacataatatatattctattatattttttatgaaatataattgcaaattttgattattaaaccgaaaatgaagttatacaatttttttattccaaagatcatctaaaattatgcaatatctcaacatgattctataacagaataataatcatccagaattattctgttgtagaattagtttcgaaaatatacttttttgaatcaaattttaagtgttaaagtacttaaaatagatttattttatcgtattctatattagaatcacgttttatatgtattctataacaaaatttataataaaattgatgatttatagtggcgcactatgtaactccatataaggagtccctctatggaatgttggcctatatatatatattcttacaaCTATTTGTTCCACaaaactaactaaaaaaacATTCTACACAACATATATATCAATAGTGACATATTGATAAAGCTAATTATGTTGAATTTGTATTAACATTTTGACGGATAAACTGAACTCATCGTAATTAAACATTAATCCTGACACATATATgcattacaaaatttataatattacaacaAACTCAACTCAAAGCATCTCATGCCATGTCGGTGTTGGATCTGAAAGTCCTAGAAGTGCCAATTGAGGCACCAATCACTAGCCTGACATTTATTAGTaaaatgtaaattttaatttatgtgtttggataaatattttaatatgtacaatttatcaaaatattataaattagtttttaaagacatttttcataataaaattaaattttaacagtAAAAATGCgtcattaaaaaatattaagattttcAATTAAGAAATAATAAGTAGGAATCAGAAGTTAATTCTAACATAAACAAAGCCCCACCAAACATGCTCTATACCATgatcattaattttataaatgatattccctctgttttgaaatataagtcgtttgactttttggcacacatttctAAATCCTTTGACCGCAAAgtttaaatcaatatttttagaacttttttttgtgaataaaaatatatgactaatattataattcgtaaaaaaatatcttaagaataataattttaactacacggtcaaaagacttaaaaatgtgtgccaaaaagtcaagcaACCTATATTTACGTTATTTTTGCACAGGGTATTATTATGCGGAGAAAACTGAcagccatcagacttggcttAGTGCATAAGTTCCGAAACTAACGAAtggcttcacatcaacattacTCCACAAATCACACGCTTCAGATCTATTTCAATCTGCATGCATGTGTCCTCCCTTATTTTTCACTCTGATAAACTTGCATTATTACATAATTTCATTCACAATCTTTAACTTCACAAAAGAGAAAATGAATCAAGTGGTAGCTAGGTCTGTTATTCGACGGCTGATCAACAGCCAGAAGTCACCTATTAGTACATTTCGGAGTCATGATGATATCGCGATAACGAATAGGCAGAGGCTGGGGATTATTGGTGGCGGAGCTCGTGTTTTGGGGACAAGGATGATGAGCGCAGAAGGGGGGGATGAGGCGGCGAAGGAGAATAAGGTCAGTGTTACGAGTTATTGGGGAGTTGCGCGGCCTAAAGTTAAGAGGGAGGATGGAAGTGACTGGCCTTGGAACTGTTTTATGGTAAGAAACAATGGTGGTGTTTGGCCACCGCTTTTAAGACTTCTaggcttataagttagaagcacttatttcgtactgtttgtgtaataagtcaagaagcacttataaaaagctgagaatgctagcttttgtttcatgacttctgcttatttcccaaacattttaatcacttataagtctcaacttgcttctaacttctatttcacttatttactttaagcaaaaagcacttattttaagttcagccaaacggccccaatctCCTTTCAATACTTGCTCTTACACTTCTTCACCTCGCGAGTAACGAGGCTCAGATGATCAATCTCTTGTTATCGAGAGGAAATGATGTCTCTTGATACCTCCTATGTTACTCCGACTCTTCCATCTGAGTAGTTGTATCTGACACTTGAATGATGTGACACGACATTTATTGTGTGTCGAAGTGTAAACACTCAGTgcaaacaaagaaaacaaaaaatattaagtagATAAGATCCTAATGTGTAGAATTTCTTACCAAATTGTGTTTCATTTTCATCATAACTTTGATTGTTACATTTTGTTAAATCATCTACCTATAATACTTGTTTATTAATCTATTATGAGTGTCATGTCCCCGATCTTTAAATTTTATGAGTATCTTACACGTCATATCATTCAGAGTAATATAGCTTACTAGCTTACTGATGATTCGCTTTACATTTTTTGAGTATCTTACTTGAATTGTGTCATGTCCAACACGTCATATCCAATTCAGAGTAATATAGCTTATTGATGATTCGAGGCCCGTTAGCTAGTAATATGACTTCAGAATCGAGCAAACATTTTCATACAAACGAGCTCCTCAACTCATTAATTTAAACAGTCTGGGAAATACTGCAATCTGCAATACATCATTAACATTGCAAGTGTATTACTTCAGTTTCGAGTTCATAAGTAGTGTGTATCTTTTGGTATTCTGGTTCTTCTCAGTTAATGCATGTTCATATTAATACCTATTCCCTGTTCCTTTCTGGCAGCCATGGGAGACTTATCAAGCAGACGTGTCCATTGATCTGAAGAAACACCATAAACCTAAGGGTTTTCTTGATAAAGTGGCTTACAAGACTGTGAAAATTCTGAGACTTCCGACGGATATACTGTTCAAGGTACTAGCATATGTCTGAATCACATTGAAAGATTTATCTTAATAGAAGCCACAGAGATCATTTGATGAAATTGTATGAAATAATGTACCAGAGACGATATGGATGTCGCGCTATGATGTTAGAAACCGTGGCAGCGGTCCCTGGCATGGTTGGAGGGATGCTTTTACACCTGAAATCTCTGAGAAAGTTTCAGCACAGTGGAGGTTGGATCAAAGCATTGCTTGAAGAAGCAGAAAACGAAAGAATGCATTTGATGACAATGGTGGAGCTCGTGCAGCCCAAATGGCACGAGAGGCTCCTGGTTTTAGCCGTGCAGGGAGTTTTCTTCAATGCTTTCTTCGTCTTATACATACTGTCACCAAAGCTGGCACATAGAATTGTCGGATACTTGGAAGAAGAGGCCATACATTCGTATACAGAGTACTTGAAAGACATCGATAGAGGTCTGATAGAAAATGTTCCGGCTCCAGCTATATCCATTGATTACTGGAGACTGCCTCAGGATGCTAAACTGAGAGATGTTATACTAGTTATTCGCGCAGATGAGGCTCATCATCGAGATGTAAACCATTTTGCATCTGTAAGTCTTGATCTTACCTTTCATGTCGATTCTGTTAACCTATACTTCTGTCAAGTATGATTGTTCTCTTGCTTTCTACGAACAGGATATCCACTTCGAAGGAAAGGAACTGAGGGATGCACCAGCTCCGCTTGGCTACCACTGAAGAAATTTAGTTATGAATACAGCAGCACAAGCACATAAAAACGACAGGCTGAGGCAGAAGAAATTGCTGCTGTCTTATGTGTCCAGAAAATCGCAGCAGAGCTCAAGAACACTACAAGAATGATGTACTTGATCTTCTCATTCTACATGTATAATGAACTTTCTGAGGGAATCATGGTACAGTAGATGAATGCATTTACTCTTCATGTCCAATCCTTGTATGATTCACCAAAAACAATAGGTAAATTCAAGTTAGATAAATGAAAGCTTTCTTGCTTAGTGTTACTCAGACAACTACACAGGCTAAATCAATATGCATCATCACAAGACAAAATCTTGTCCTAAGTTTCATCTTCTTGCTTATCAAAAGTTACACCTTCAGCAAAACCATATTTCTGATAAATACAAGGGCCTTCCTCATCATTTATTGTTCATGCAAGGCCTCAAAATAAACTTCACTACTGAGATTAGTCAAATTTCCAAGTTAATTACCAGCACGAAATAATGTATCCATTATCATCTAAGAGTCGGTGGTTCAACACAAGTTAACTACCAGCACGAAATATTGTATCCATTATCATCTAGAAGTTATTAGTTCAACTCAAGTTACGCTCACGAAACCCATTGCCGCATTCCAGAAGATCATTAAGCATTATATCTATACATATTTCACGCTATAATTTTACTGTAAATGTGAAATGTACAGTATTAAGCATAGGGTATGATCAAACACTGTACTTCTACATAAAAACATCAAATTATATGTACATGTTTCGTTCAAAGGTTTTCATTGGAATTATGAATCAATTAACAAATGCGAAGTTGTAGAATTATATGGACATAGTAGCCAAATGCGGGTCTACAAAACTTAAATACAAGAAAGCTCGAGTACATAGCGTGTGGGAGAAAGAGGAGGGGCAAGGCTCAACACTATTTCTGATATAGCATCACTATTCCAGGTCACAGTAAATCACGGAGATTGATGCCATGAACATATATAAGGAAAACAGAATATCCATTTCAGCTAACAGCGAGGTT includes:
- the LOC108202456 gene encoding uncharacterized protein LOC108202456, encoding MIMRRAFTTCFTSNTLLPFPRLGITTITSTTTIALLRLHSLSQPSTYPNPNHIPNHLTKFEQLLLEKSRVGFDKLDDALRVFDKMLRMKPLPTVMQFNQLLAALVKMKHYSVAVSVFSDMCSFSIPVDIITYNTTINCCSHLKRVDYGFALLAAIFKRGFVPDVVTYTTLLRGLISQDKFLEAELLFKNLLKHNQVEPNAVIFNTIINGQCKTGNTSQAMMLLRYMEKKGCMPDVVNYNTVIDSLSKDRLVDDALGLLAEMSDKSIPPSVVSYNSLIHGMCNLNRWEDITLLLKDMDRHKISPNNRTYNILVDAHARDGKVKDAEYLIELMIQRGQHPDVVTYSTLMDGYSLRGELDKALGVLEIMRNEGILPGAHTYNILINGYCKKMKVDTAIHLLEEMPRAGLTPTVETYNTILDGLFRTRRLDEAHKFYKKMLKQGVKLNIVTSRILLYGLCWNGLLVEAMFMFHKMESCGLVPDICIYNILINGLFRDNKVDKARNLYHNLLLKGLQPTVITYNIMIQGFCHEGLLEEAYKTLLEMEENNCLPNGVTYNTLIRGCFKNKMYNGGCELIDEMVAHGFKADASTASMLFDLLQLKEQDPALLALQKKFMPWSKNLPPGYPCSPVAFAKFSAVLDHGVAHSTDWDSGLKKSTHLLLSTHPMRMSWVPRSVPKEKGAMAPGSAPASNHGMPLYAWPTKIPRTAAIAHRPWISSASRYHFKNAGSLPSPSGSKPKSPGSLQFITEVWISSGKEREMVERAYEPSSHSGSTKLPPPLTAGIQDFLAAAATTVSLLGATEPPVLALVVAANKDWLLLPPLKKDEPRPLSKAAAAADVAAILSLMICWRKRNNTGAEFLKKKGKHKTMKMIMRRAFTSCFTSNTLLPSPRLGITTVTATTPCSRFIALLPFLRHGITTSPFCRVITCPNPNHIPNRLTKLQQLLLEKSKVGFDKIEDALVVFDKMLRMKPLPSVIDFTQLLAALVKMKHYSVAVSVFSKMCSCSIPVNIITYNTAINCCCHFKRVDCGFALLAAIFKRGFVPDVVTYTTLLRGLISQDKFLEAELMFKNLLKCNQIQPNAVIFNTIINGQCKTGNTSQAMMLLRYMEKKGCMPNVVNYNTVIDSLSKDRLVDDALGLLAEMSDRGIQPDVVTYSSLIQGLCNLNRWDDITQLLKDMGRHKISPNKHTYSILVDAHARDGKVKDAEYLIELMIQRGQPPDVVTYSALMDGYCLRGELDKALAVLRTMTSEGILPDSQTYNILINGYCKKMKVDTAIHLLEEMPLKGLTPTIETYSTILDGLLRTRRLDEAHKFYKKMLNQGVKLNVVTCRILLHGLCWNGLVGEAMSMFHNMESCGLVPDIHIYSILIHGLFKDSKVDKARNLFHNLLLKGLQPSVKTYTIMIHGFCQEGLLEEAYKILLEMEEHNCLPTEATYNILIRGCFKNKMYDGGCLLIDDMVAHGFKADASTASIVFDLLQLKDQDPALLALQKKFMP
- the LOC108202761 gene encoding chlorophyll a-b binding protein CP24 10A, chloroplastic, whose protein sequence is MAATSAAAAALLNGLGSSFLSGGKRSQSLLAATTSARTGGSVAPKRLTVVAAAAKKSWIPAVKGGGNLVDPEWLDGSLPGDFGFDPLGLGKDPAFLKWYREAELIHGRWAMAAVLGIFVGQAYSGIPWFEAGADPGAIAPFSFGTLLGTQLILMGWVESKRWVDFFNPESQSVEWATPWSKTAENFANATGEQGYPGGKFFDPLGFAGTIQNGVYIPDTDKLERLKLAEIKHSRLAMLAMLIFYFEAGQGKTPLGALGL
- the LOC108202203 gene encoding ubiquinol oxidase, mitochondrial gives rise to the protein MNQVVARSVIRRLINSQKSPISTFRSHDDIAITNRQRLGIIGGGARVLGTRMMSAEGGDEAAKENKVSVTSYWGVARPKVKREDGSDWPWNCFMPWETYQADVSIDLKKHHKPKGFLDKVAYKTVKILRLPTDILFKRRYGCRAMMLETVAAVPGMVGGMLLHLKSLRKFQHSGGWIKALLEEAENERMHLMTMVELVQPKWHERLLVLAVQGVFFNAFFVLYILSPKLAHRIVGYLEEEAIHSYTEYLKDIDRGLIENVPAPAISIDYWRLPQDAKLRDVILVIRADEAHHRDVNHFASDIHFEGKELRDAPAPLGYH